The Cystobacter fuscus DSM 2262 genome includes a window with the following:
- a CDS encoding GNAT family N-acetyltransferase, producing the protein MEAAVVDFGAPRDERELASADDILSQAFAMTSEFTLGWLRRVEEGGARLRLLREGGAVAATAALIPMGQWWGGRRVSLGGIAGVGVAPARRGQGTGVRLMSQVLRELRAEGHVLAGLYPSTQPLYRRVGFEQAGACFEHRLQLSGVDFQERTLALRPVDAADMPALHDVYLRHARKQMGWLDRGPYIWNRVRQPRGQNAYGYLVEGASGVEGYLFLSRHNLSAFGHKQELRLTDFVALTPAAGRRLLSFLGDHRSLAAEVIWRGGPVHPLLFLLREQSYQVKLGDYWMLRVLDVPGALQARGYPPGLSGALHLEVVDDLFPENQGRFVLEVEEGEAQVRPGGEGDMKLHVRALAALYGGFLSPAALQLAGVLEADDTTLRTAEALFSGTPPAMPDMF; encoded by the coding sequence ATGGAAGCGGCCGTAGTGGACTTCGGAGCCCCGCGGGATGAGCGGGAACTGGCCTCGGCGGACGACATTCTGTCCCAGGCGTTCGCCATGACCTCGGAATTCACGCTCGGCTGGCTGCGCCGGGTGGAGGAGGGGGGGGCCAGGCTGAGGCTGCTGAGGGAAGGGGGGGCGGTGGCCGCCACGGCCGCCCTCATCCCCATGGGGCAGTGGTGGGGGGGGCGCCGGGTGTCGCTGGGCGGCATCGCGGGGGTGGGGGTGGCGCCCGCCCGCCGGGGGCAGGGCACGGGGGTCCGCCTCATGAGCCAGGTCCTCCGGGAGCTGCGCGCCGAGGGCCATGTCCTCGCGGGTCTCTACCCGTCCACCCAACCGCTCTACCGGCGCGTGGGCTTCGAGCAGGCGGGAGCGTGCTTCGAGCACCGCCTGCAACTGTCCGGAGTCGACTTCCAGGAGCGGACGCTCGCGCTGCGGCCGGTGGATGCGGCCGACATGCCCGCCCTCCACGACGTCTACCTGCGTCATGCGCGAAAGCAGATGGGGTGGCTCGATCGCGGCCCGTACATCTGGAACCGCGTCCGGCAGCCCCGCGGGCAGAACGCCTATGGCTACCTGGTGGAAGGAGCCTCCGGCGTGGAGGGCTACCTGTTCCTGTCGCGCCACAACCTCTCGGCCTTTGGCCACAAGCAGGAGCTGCGCCTCACCGACTTCGTGGCGCTCACTCCAGCCGCGGGGCGCCGGCTGTTGAGCTTCCTCGGAGACCATCGCTCCCTGGCCGCCGAGGTCATCTGGCGAGGGGGGCCGGTCCATCCGCTCCTCTTCCTGCTGCGCGAGCAGTCCTACCAGGTGAAGCTGGGCGACTACTGGATGCTGCGCGTGCTGGATGTGCCCGGCGCGCTCCAGGCCCGGGGCTACCCTCCCGGGCTCTCGGGGGCGCTGCACCTGGAGGTGGTGGACGACCTCTTCCCGGAGAACCAGGGCCGCTTCGTCCTGGAGGTGGAGGAGGGCGAGGCCCAGGTGCGTCCCGGCGGCGAGGGGGACATGAAGCTGCATGTCCGGGCGCTCGCCGCGCTCTACGGCGGTTTCCTGTCACCCGCCGCGCTCCAGCTCGCCGGAGTCCTGGAGGCCGATGACACCACCCTGCGTACAGCCGAGGCGCTCTTCTCCGGAACGC